From Synechococcus sp. A10-1-5-1, a single genomic window includes:
- a CDS encoding DMT family transporter, translating into MLSSTLSFSLMGVCVKALGGRIPVAEVVMARSAISLLLSVVMLRQAGLDPWGQRKGLLILRGAIGTGALFCVFAALATLPLAPATVLQYLQPTFTALLAWLFLKERLGAKVWIAALLGWMAVVILSNPMELTGMLGPFGSTWLGVQASPLPLGGVLLALAGALLSACAYVSVRALGRTEHPLVIVFYFPLVGLVLTAPMVLLQPVWPSSWELLALVGVGLFTQLGQIGITKGLLGMPAARATAMSYGQVPLAALWGWLLFQEPLDPDTTTAAILVLTATLLSLKPERRKSA; encoded by the coding sequence ATGCTGTCCAGCACGCTGAGCTTCAGCCTGATGGGCGTTTGCGTCAAAGCACTGGGCGGACGGATTCCTGTGGCCGAGGTCGTCATGGCCCGCTCCGCCATCAGCCTGTTGCTCAGTGTGGTGATGCTGCGGCAGGCGGGGCTGGATCCCTGGGGACAGCGCAAAGGACTGCTGATCCTGCGGGGAGCCATTGGCACAGGAGCCCTCTTTTGCGTCTTCGCGGCTCTGGCAACACTGCCCTTGGCACCGGCCACGGTCCTTCAGTACCTGCAGCCCACCTTCACGGCACTGCTGGCCTGGCTGTTCTTGAAGGAACGGCTGGGAGCCAAGGTCTGGATCGCTGCTCTTCTGGGCTGGATGGCTGTGGTGATCCTCAGCAACCCAATGGAGCTCACGGGCATGCTTGGCCCATTCGGCAGCACATGGCTCGGGGTCCAGGCCTCGCCATTGCCCTTGGGGGGAGTTTTGCTGGCACTAGCGGGGGCGCTGCTATCCGCCTGCGCCTATGTCAGTGTCCGCGCCCTCGGCCGCACCGAGCACCCGCTGGTGATCGTCTTTTATTTCCCCTTGGTGGGATTGGTGCTCACCGCTCCCATGGTCCTGCTGCAGCCGGTTTGGCCAAGCAGCTGGGAACTCTTAGCCCTGGTTGGTGTGGGTCTGTTCACGCAGCTGGGACAGATCGGAATCACGAAGGGACTTCTTGGGATGCCGGCCGCACGGGCGACGGCCATGAGCTATGGACAGGTCCCGCTGGCGGCCCTTTGGGGCTGGCTCCTGTTCCAGGAGCCCTTGGACCCTGACACCACCACAGCAGCGATCCTGGTGCTGACCGCGACGCTCTTGAGCCTGAAGCCCGAGCGACGCAAGTCCGCTTAG